The following coding sequences lie in one Nocardioides sambongensis genomic window:
- a CDS encoding HD domain-containing protein has protein sequence MEDDHPDPVWPLDGADAVRTELLAAYDAPTRGYHDRRHLLAVLTRLDRLSAAGVTFDDVPVRLAAWFHDAVYDGERDAEERSATWAEIALPTLVDDATVAEVARLVRLTETHSPEPDDLNGSALCDADLGILAETEAEYDTYAADVREDYRHLSDAAFRSGRIAKLEELVERDELFHTGPAREAWTDAARTNLRRELADLTALDAGSAAPR, from the coding sequence ATGGAGGACGACCATCCCGACCCCGTCTGGCCGCTCGACGGCGCCGACGCCGTGCGCACCGAGCTGCTCGCTGCCTACGACGCACCCACCCGCGGCTACCACGACCGCCGCCACCTGCTCGCGGTGCTGACCCGCCTGGACCGGCTCTCCGCCGCCGGCGTCACGTTCGACGACGTCCCGGTGCGCCTGGCCGCCTGGTTCCACGACGCCGTGTACGACGGCGAGCGGGACGCCGAGGAGCGCTCGGCGACCTGGGCTGAGATCGCCCTTCCCACGCTGGTCGACGACGCCACGGTGGCCGAGGTGGCCCGTCTGGTCCGCCTCACCGAGACCCACTCCCCCGAGCCGGACGACCTGAACGGCTCGGCGCTGTGCGACGCCGACCTGGGCATCCTCGCCGAGACCGAGGCCGAGTACGACACCTACGCCGCCGACGTGCGGGAGGACTACCGGCACCTCAGTGACGCCGCCTTCCGCTCCGGCCGGATCGCGAAGCTCGAGGAGCTGGTCGAGCGCGACGAGCTCTTCCACACCGGACCGGCGCGCGAGGCGTGGACCGACGCCGCGCGGACCAACCTGCGCCGGGAGC
- a CDS encoding DUF2087 domain-containing protein — translation MSDVPGADPELLRRFFDAEGRLRTMPTRHAKRRVVLDHIAQRFEPGRTYPEREVDAVLKEIHTDHAALRRYLVDDGLLAREGGVYWRSGGTFGVDGPPTAPG, via the coding sequence ATGAGTGACGTCCCGGGAGCCGACCCTGAGCTGCTGCGCCGGTTCTTCGACGCCGAGGGCCGGTTGCGCACGATGCCGACCCGGCACGCGAAGCGGCGGGTGGTGCTCGACCACATCGCCCAACGGTTCGAGCCCGGCCGCACCTACCCCGAGCGCGAGGTCGACGCCGTCCTCAAGGAGATCCACACCGACCACGCGGCGCTGCGTCGCTATCTGGTCGACGACGGTCTGCTCGCCCGTGAGGGCGGGGTCTACTGGCGCAGCGGCGGCACCTTCGGAGTGGACGGCCCGCCGACCGCACCGGGGTGA
- a CDS encoding chorismate mutase produces MSADDARAELLRLRSSIDNLDAALVHLLAERFKCTEQVGRLKATAGMPPADPAREAVQIARLRSMAETSGLDPHFAEKILNVIIAEVIRNHAHFAEAEG; encoded by the coding sequence ATGAGTGCCGATGACGCCCGCGCAGAGCTCCTTCGACTGCGGTCCAGCATCGACAACCTCGACGCGGCCCTGGTCCACCTCCTGGCCGAGCGCTTCAAGTGCACCGAGCAGGTGGGCCGGCTCAAGGCCACTGCCGGGATGCCGCCGGCCGACCCGGCCCGGGAGGCGGTGCAGATCGCACGGCTGCGGTCGATGGCCGAGACCTCGGGGCTGGACCCGCACTTCGCCGAGAAGATCCTCAACGTGATCATCGCCGAGGTGATCCGCAACCACGCGCATTTCGCCGAGGCCGAGGGCTGA